One segment of Pantoea sp. Lij88 DNA contains the following:
- a CDS encoding YggS family pyridoxal phosphate-dependent enzyme: MTSIQQNLQQVRQRIAAAAARCGRAPEEITLLAVSKTKPASAVEEAFAAGQIAFGENYVQEGVEKVQALAAHPELEWHFIGPLQSNKSRLVAENFAWCHTIDRQRIAQRLNDQRPASLPPLNVLIQVNISDENSKSGIMLEAVSGLAEQIAALPQLRLRGLMAIPAAESDYQRQLAVCQQMAEAFWQLQQQFAGIDTLSLGMSDDMEAAIAAGSTMVRIGTAIFGARDYAHNSQQ; this comes from the coding sequence ATGACCTCAATCCAGCAGAACCTACAGCAAGTGCGGCAGCGAATCGCCGCCGCTGCCGCGCGTTGCGGCCGCGCACCAGAAGAAATTACCCTGCTTGCAGTCAGTAAAACCAAACCTGCGAGCGCGGTCGAAGAAGCCTTTGCCGCTGGCCAGATTGCCTTTGGTGAAAATTACGTTCAGGAAGGGGTTGAAAAGGTTCAGGCACTGGCCGCACATCCTGAGCTGGAGTGGCACTTCATCGGTCCGTTGCAGTCCAACAAAAGCCGTCTGGTGGCAGAGAATTTCGCCTGGTGTCACACCATCGACCGCCAGCGTATTGCGCAGCGGCTCAACGATCAGCGGCCCGCGTCGCTGCCACCGCTGAATGTGTTAATTCAGGTAAATATCAGTGACGAGAACAGCAAATCTGGCATCATGCTGGAGGCCGTTTCCGGGCTGGCGGAGCAGATCGCTGCCTTGCCGCAACTGCGGCTGCGCGGATTGATGGCGATTCCGGCAGCGGAGAGTGATTACCAGCGGCAGCTGGCGGTGTGTCAGCAGATGGCGGAGGCCTTCTGGCAGCTGCAACAGCAGTTTGCGGGTATTGATACGCTTTCGCTGGGAATGAGCGATGACATGGAGGCGGCAATCGCCGCAGGCAGTACGATGGTGCGTATCGGCACCGCCATTTTTGGCGCACGAGATTATGCGCACAACTCACAACAATAA
- a CDS encoding type IV pilus twitching motility protein PilT, with translation MNLDEMVGLSVKHNAADLHLCSGHLPYWRRQGRLEAIPQQARLSAAWMEEFMACWLSDPQRQALAREGQLDFALSLACGQRLRANLFMQRNGLSLALRIIATACPTLESLQLPAIVPALLEQQDGLILVTGATGSGKSTTLAALVDALNRQQARHIITLEDPIEFIHHSQQSLIQQREIGLHCGSFSLGIKGALREDPDVILLGELRDSDTIRQALTAAETGHLVLATLHTRGAAQAVDRLVDVFPAEEKQLVRTQLAGSLKAVIAQRLVPSVAGSRIGLFEVLIATPGITNLIREGKMHQIPALLQTGAQAGMQTFEQSRLARQAAGLIE, from the coding sequence ATGAATCTGGATGAAATGGTGGGGCTTAGTGTAAAGCATAATGCCGCCGATCTGCACCTTTGCAGCGGACATTTGCCCTACTGGCGGCGGCAGGGAAGGCTGGAGGCAATTCCGCAGCAGGCCAGGCTCTCTGCAGCGTGGATGGAAGAGTTTATGGCCTGCTGGCTCAGTGACCCGCAGCGTCAGGCGCTGGCGCGCGAAGGGCAGCTCGATTTCGCCCTGAGCCTGGCCTGCGGCCAGCGTCTGCGTGCGAATCTGTTTATGCAGCGTAATGGCCTGTCTCTGGCGCTGCGCATTATCGCCACAGCGTGCCCGACGCTGGAGAGCCTGCAACTGCCCGCCATCGTTCCGGCGCTGCTGGAGCAGCAGGATGGGCTGATTCTGGTGACGGGTGCGACTGGCAGTGGAAAATCGACCACGCTGGCGGCGCTGGTCGATGCGCTGAACCGCCAGCAGGCGCGCCATATCATCACACTGGAAGACCCGATTGAATTTATTCATCACAGCCAGCAGTCGCTGATTCAGCAGCGTGAAATCGGCCTGCACTGCGGTTCGTTCTCGCTGGGGATAAAGGGGGCACTGCGTGAAGATCCGGATGTGATTCTGCTGGGCGAACTGCGCGACAGCGACACCATTCGTCAGGCGCTGACGGCGGCAGAGACCGGCCATCTGGTGCTGGCGACGCTGCATACGCGTGGCGCGGCGCAGGCGGTGGATCGGCTGGTGGATGTCTTTCCGGCGGAAGAGAAACAGCTGGTGCGCACGCAGCTGGCGGGCAGCCTGAAAGCGGTGATTGCGCAGCGGCTGGTGCCCTCTGTGGCCGGATCGCGCATCGGACTGTTTGAGGTACTGATCGCCACCCCCGGTATCACGAATCTGATCAGAGAAGGCAAGATGCACCAGATTCCTGCGCTGCTGCAGACCGGCGCGCAGGCCGGTATGCAGACGTTTGAGCAGAGCCGGCTGGCACGACAGGCAGCCGGTCTGATCGAATAA
- the ruvX gene encoding Holliday junction resolvase RuvX — protein sequence MSTQTLLGFDFGTKSIGVAVGQELTGSARPLSAIKAQDGIPDWQVIEKLLKEWQPDFVVVGLPLNMDGTEQPLTDRARKFANRLHGRFGIRVELQDERLSTVEARAGLFERGGYRALNKGSVDSQSAAIILQDWFENHY from the coding sequence ATGTCAACTCAGACTCTGTTAGGTTTCGATTTCGGCACCAAAAGTATTGGTGTCGCCGTAGGGCAGGAACTCACGGGCAGTGCCCGTCCGCTGAGCGCGATCAAAGCGCAGGATGGCATACCGGACTGGCAGGTGATTGAAAAGCTGCTGAAAGAGTGGCAGCCCGATTTCGTCGTCGTCGGTTTACCGCTGAATATGGATGGCACCGAGCAACCGCTGACTGACCGCGCGCGTAAATTTGCCAACCGTCTGCACGGTCGCTTTGGCATCCGCGTGGAGCTGCAGGATGAACGGCTCAGCACGGTAGAAGCGCGTGCTGGCCTGTTTGAGCGCGGCGGCTATCGCGCGCTCAACAAAGGGTCGGTCGATTCACAGTCTGCCGCCATTATTTTGCAGGACTGGTTCGAAAACCACTACTGA
- a CDS encoding YqgE/AlgH family protein: MNLQHHFLIAMPSLQDPFFKRSVVYLCEHNEEGAMGLIINKPMENLTVEGILKKLKISADDRDPAIKLDKPVFTGGPLAEDRGFILHSAQRTFTSSIRVSDNTIITTSRDVLESIGTASQPTNVLVALGYCAWEKDQLENELMENAWLTTPANSNILFQTPISERWREAARSIGVDIHNMASDAGHA; this comes from the coding sequence ATGAATTTACAACATCACTTTTTGATTGCCATGCCTTCATTGCAGGATCCTTTCTTCAAACGTTCTGTGGTCTATCTCTGCGAACATAACGAAGAGGGTGCAATGGGACTGATCATCAATAAACCCATGGAAAACCTGACGGTTGAAGGCATTCTGAAGAAGCTGAAAATCTCTGCTGACGATCGCGATCCGGCGATCAAGCTGGATAAACCGGTGTTTACCGGCGGCCCGCTGGCAGAAGATCGTGGCTTTATCCTGCACTCAGCACAACGCACCTTTACCTCCAGCATTCGTGTCTCCGATAACACGATTATCACCACGTCGCGTGACGTGCTGGAGTCGATCGGCACCGCGTCTCAGCCCACCAATGTTCTGGTCGCGCTGGGTTACTGTGCCTGGGAAAAAGATCAGCTGGAAAACGAGCTGATGGAAAATGCCTGGCTGACGACGCCAGCTAACAGCAACATCCTGTTCCAGACGCCGATTTCAGAGCGCTGGCGCGAAGCGGCGCGCAGTATTGGCGTCGATATTCACAATATGGCCAGCGACGCGGGACACGCCTGA
- the gshB gene encoding glutathione synthase yields the protein MIKLGIVMDPISSINIKKDSSFAMLLEAQRRGYEIHYMEMHDLSMRGGVASARTRLLTVEQNPENWYQFGSEQVIPLADLNVVLMRKDPPFDTEFIYATYILERAEELGTLIVNKPQSLRDCNEKLYTAWFAEFTPDTLVTRSKAQLRDFWQEHGDIIMKPLDGMGGASIFRVKKDDPNFGVITETLTEHESRFCMAQNYIAAITEGDKRVLVVDGEPVPYCLARIPQGGETRGNLAAGGRGEARPLSESDWEIARRVGPTLKAKGLIFVGLDIIGDKLTEVNVTSPTCIREIEAAFPISITGMLMDAIEKRLG from the coding sequence ATGATTAAACTTGGCATCGTGATGGACCCTATTTCGTCCATCAATATTAAAAAAGACTCCAGCTTCGCTATGTTGCTGGAAGCACAGCGCCGTGGTTACGAAATTCACTACATGGAGATGCACGATCTCTCCATGCGCGGTGGCGTGGCCTCTGCCCGCACCCGTCTGCTGACCGTCGAGCAGAACCCTGAGAACTGGTATCAGTTTGGCAGCGAGCAGGTGATTCCGCTGGCTGACCTGAACGTGGTGCTGATGCGTAAAGATCCCCCATTCGATACCGAGTTCATCTATGCGACCTACATTCTGGAACGCGCTGAAGAGCTGGGTACGCTGATCGTGAACAAACCGCAGAGCCTGCGTGACTGTAACGAAAAGCTCTACACCGCCTGGTTTGCCGAGTTCACGCCTGACACCCTGGTAACCCGCAGCAAAGCGCAGCTGCGTGACTTCTGGCAGGAGCATGGTGACATCATCATGAAGCCGCTGGATGGCATGGGTGGCGCGTCGATTTTCCGCGTGAAGAAAGACGATCCTAACTTTGGCGTGATTACCGAAACCCTGACCGAGCATGAGAGCCGTTTCTGCATGGCGCAGAACTACATTGCGGCCATCACCGAGGGTGACAAACGCGTGCTGGTCGTGGATGGCGAGCCGGTACCTTACTGCCTGGCGCGTATCCCGCAGGGCGGTGAAACGCGTGGCAATCTGGCCGCCGGTGGGCGTGGTGAAGCGCGTCCGCTGAGCGAAAGCGACTGGGAAATTGCACGCCGTGTTGGCCCGACGCTGAAAGCAAAAGGGCTGATTTTTGTCGGTCTGGACATCATCGGTGATAAACTGACTGAAGTTAACGTGACCAGCCCAACCTGTATTCGTGAAATTGAGGCTGCGTTCCCGATTTCCATCACCGGCATGTTGATGGATGCCATTGAGAAGCGCCTGGGCTGA
- the rsmE gene encoding 16S rRNA (uracil(1498)-N(3))-methyltransferase, translating to MRIPRIYYAEPLDIGSEITLDEDASNHVGRVLRMTAGQRLELFDGTNLTFAAEITHVDKKRVKVSVTESQPDDRESPLHLHLGQVMSRGEKMEFTIQKSIELGVNVITPLFSERCGVKLDAERLAKKIQQWQKIAIAACEQCGRNRVPEIREAMTLEAWCAEADSGLKLNLHPRASHSINTLPQPVERVRLLIGPEGGLSADEIAMTAQHDFTDILLGPRVLRTETTALTAITALQVRFGDLG from the coding sequence ATGCGCATACCTCGCATCTATTACGCCGAACCCTTAGATATCGGCAGTGAAATTACCCTGGATGAAGATGCATCCAATCATGTGGGCCGGGTACTCCGGATGACGGCAGGCCAGCGTCTGGAACTCTTTGATGGCACTAATCTGACTTTTGCAGCAGAGATCACGCATGTTGATAAAAAGCGTGTAAAAGTATCGGTCACAGAGAGCCAGCCGGACGATCGTGAGTCACCTTTACATCTGCATTTAGGCCAGGTGATGTCGCGCGGTGAAAAAATGGAATTCACTATCCAGAAATCGATCGAACTGGGCGTGAATGTCATTACACCCTTGTTTTCCGAGCGCTGTGGCGTAAAGCTTGATGCTGAGCGTCTGGCGAAGAAAATCCAGCAGTGGCAGAAAATTGCTATTGCCGCCTGCGAGCAGTGCGGCCGTAATCGCGTGCCGGAGATTCGTGAAGCGATGACGCTGGAAGCCTGGTGTGCCGAAGCTGACAGCGGTCTGAAGCTCAACCTGCATCCGCGCGCCAGCCACAGTATCAATACGCTGCCACAGCCTGTTGAGCGGGTCCGACTGCTGATTGGCCCTGAAGGCGGTTTGTCTGCGGATGAAATTGCGATGACGGCACAGCACGACTTTACTGACATTCTGCTTGGCCCACGGGTATTACGCACCGAAACTACCGCGCTGACGGCCATTACGGCACTTCAGGTGAGGTTTGGCGACCTGGGTTAA
- the endA gene encoding deoxyribonuclease I produces MSRIISLAVALLFAPAADALNLNNYHQNNFQQAKTFAAAINADAPGSFYCGCKIQWQGKKGIPDLNSCGYQVRKNASRAARIEWEHVMPAWEFGHQRQCWQDGGRKNCSKDPDYRRIETDLHNLEPAVGEVNGDRGNFAYSQWNGSEKQYGQCEMKIDFKLKQAEPPARARGAIARTYFYMRDQYNLRISRQQTQLFTAWNKLYPVTQWECERDQRIAKVQGNHNPYVQQACQR; encoded by the coding sequence ATGTCTCGCATAATAAGTCTGGCGGTTGCACTGCTGTTCGCGCCCGCCGCTGACGCCCTTAATCTGAATAACTATCATCAAAATAACTTTCAGCAGGCTAAAACTTTTGCGGCGGCGATTAACGCCGATGCACCAGGTTCGTTCTACTGTGGCTGTAAGATTCAGTGGCAGGGGAAAAAAGGTATTCCCGATCTCAACAGCTGTGGCTATCAGGTTCGTAAAAACGCCAGTCGCGCCGCACGCATTGAGTGGGAACATGTGATGCCGGCCTGGGAGTTTGGTCATCAGCGCCAGTGCTGGCAGGACGGTGGCCGCAAAAACTGCAGCAAAGATCCCGACTATCGCCGCATCGAAACCGACCTGCACAATCTGGAGCCTGCGGTGGGTGAAGTGAATGGCGACCGTGGCAACTTCGCCTACAGTCAATGGAACGGCAGCGAGAAGCAGTACGGCCAGTGTGAGATGAAGATCGACTTCAAACTTAAACAGGCGGAGCCACCTGCACGGGCACGCGGCGCCATTGCCCGCACCTATTTCTATATGCGCGATCAGTATAATCTGCGCATTTCGCGCCAGCAGACGCAGCTGTTTACCGCCTGGAATAAGCTCTATCCCGTCACCCAATGGGAGTGTGAACGCGACCAGCGCATTGCAAAGGTTCAGGGCAATCACAATCCTTATGTGCAGCAGGCTTGCCAGCGCTAA
- a CDS encoding SprT family zinc-dependent metalloprotease has protein sequence MKTPRLPIALQQAVMRSLRQSLERANQALKTAYPEPKLLYQQRGTAAGTAWLAAWEIRINPVLLLENQQAFIDEVVPHELAHLLVWKQFGRVAPHGKEWKWMMEQVLGVPARRTHQFEIASVRSNTFAYRCQCQQHQLTVRRHNRVLRKESEYRCVHCGSLLIAGEFVAS, from the coding sequence ATGAAAACGCCTCGTCTCCCCATTGCCCTGCAGCAGGCTGTGATGCGCTCACTGCGCCAGTCGCTTGAACGTGCAAATCAGGCACTGAAAACCGCCTATCCGGAACCGAAACTGCTCTATCAGCAGCGCGGAACGGCGGCGGGCACCGCCTGGCTGGCCGCCTGGGAAATTCGCATCAATCCGGTGCTGCTGCTGGAAAATCAGCAGGCGTTTATCGATGAAGTGGTGCCGCATGAGCTGGCACATCTGCTGGTCTGGAAGCAGTTCGGTCGCGTTGCTCCGCACGGCAAAGAGTGGAAGTGGATGATGGAGCAGGTGCTGGGCGTTCCGGCACGGCGCACCCATCAGTTTGAGATCGCCTCCGTGCGCAGCAACACCTTTGCTTACCGCTGTCAGTGTCAGCAGCATCAGCTGACGGTGCGCCGCCACAACCGGGTGCTGCGCAAAGAGAGCGAATATCGCTGCGTGCACTGTGGCAGCCTGCTGATCGCAGGTGAGTTTGTCGCTTCCTGA